The Mesomycoplasma ovipneumoniae ATCC 29419 genome segment CGATAATAGGCAGATTCGTTTGACTTAAAATCTATTAATTCATTGTTGCTCAGGATGCTATTAGATCTTGCAACATCAACTCAATCGCCATTTGAATTTAATTTTTGTAAGTAAAGATCATAATCTGAAACAAAAGCACCACCTTGTCGTTTTTTTGTTACCTCTAACGGTAATCAATCGTGGCTAACATTTCTAGTGATTGCCGGTAAAAATCACCATCAGCCAGATATATTTTGGCCTTTTTCGTTATTTTTTAGCATTCCAGCGTTAAAGTTTCAAGACAAGGAGGCCTTAATTGTCTCATTTGAATTAACTCAGAACCTATTGCCAGTAAAAATAACTTCGCCCTCATTTTCTTTATTGCCGAAAATAAAACTAATATTATCTACTGCTTCTTTCATTTTTTCAAAATCAGGGGTTCCAGCCCCGTACTTTTCATAATAACCACTATCTTTTTTATCCAAATCAATATGATTTGGGCTTATTGCAGAAACAGAAAGAATAGATTTTATTACTGGAACTCTAAAATCATCACGAACTCAAAGTGGTTTTCCTCTTAAAAGTGTTGATATTAGTCCGGTTACAATAGGGGCTGCATAACTAGTTCCACTTACATATTTTTTGCTTTGGTCAGATTGATTTTTATCATCAAGAACATTATAAATCTGACCTGGAGCTACTACTAAGGGTTTAGCAAATTGCAAGTATTCATCACCAGTTTTAAAATTAGAATAAGGCGCTATTTCATTTTTTGCAATATTAGAATTACTAGAATTATCTTGAAGTGCACCAACCACTATTGAATTTAGCGACAAGCTTCTATCATCAATTCATGGATTATCATCAGCTTTATTTCTGCCAAATTCATCTTCGTCAATTTTATCAGCGCCATTGCCTGCAGCAAAGACATTAATTACGCCATATTTTCTTGCTAAAAAATCAAGTAAATATGCATTTTCGTTGTAGTCTTTAAAGTCTACAAGTTTATTTCCATAACTGTGATTTATTACCCTTACATCTTTAGTAGCCATTCATTCGATTGCTTTGTGCCATTCAGCATCTGTTTTAAATATTGATAAATACAAATCCGACTTTTTATCAACACCTGCTTTGCCACCTAAAATTAATGAGACTAGCGTTGAATGATATGGTTTTTCGGCTTGCTTGGGTCTATTTGAGACTAGATCGTTTATATTTAATTGATTTTCATTAAAATATATATTAAAATTTTGGTCAAATTTGTCTAAAAATTCTATAGCACCAACCTTTGAGGTGGCTTTATCTTGATTTTCACTGTCTTTTGCTGCTTGTTTTTGAAAATTTACTATTGAAATATTTTTATTTGACGACTCCCTAAAAAGTGAATGATAATTATCATTATTATTTAACGGATTATTGTCATCTAACGTTTCAACATGTCCTGTTTGTTTGTCTTTTTCTTCATTTTTATAAACAATAAATCGACTGATAGTAGAATTTTTTAAGGAATTTTTAACAAAAAATTCTCGATCATTTTCAGTGTCAAAATAAAACCAGACAATTGGTAACATTTCGCTGTATTTTGCTTCTTTATATCTTAAGTCTGACTTCTTAATTTTTTCTAAAAAATTAATATTAAAAGAAGTTATTTTTTTAGGTTCGGTATCTAAAAAGTCAGGGTTTAATAATAATTTCAATTCAAAATTATTATCTAGATTTTCAACTTTTGACGATTTATTTAACTTTTTAATAAAAGGCTCTCTTACAACAATTTTACTACTAAAATTTGTAGAATATCAATATTGCTTATTATTATTTCAATTTATAAAGAGCGAACTGTATATTAATGGAATTGAAGCAAAACCAAACAAATATAAGGTAAACTTTTTTAACTTTTTAAATTTTTTAACCACAAAAACCAAACCTTATTATGTATTAATTCAATTTTATTTTCTATGTAACTTATATCAGCTAAGAAATTTCTAAATCATCTTTTTATTATTAATTAATTATATCAAAAAATAGTTGTGATTCAATAAAAGTTGTTATAAAAACTAAAAAAAATTAATAGAAAAAATCAGGCAACTAGTTTTTTGTGAAGATTTTGAGTGCAGTGCTTTTGTTAATTTTTCTTCGGATGTGTTCATAATTTTGTGATCTAAATATTTTAAATAGGTATGATTTTTACTTTGATATTTTAATAAAACAGTAAAAAAATTGTAATTAACTTTTGGCAAAAAAGTTAAAAAGGTGCCTAAAAACGGAGACTTTTTTAAAATTATTTCGTCAAACTGGGAAACTCAGAATTT includes the following:
- a CDS encoding S8 family serine peptidase; protein product: MVKKFKKLKKFTLYLFGFASIPLIYSSLFINWNNNKQYWYSTNFSSKIVVREPFIKKLNKSSKVENLDNNFELKLLLNPDFLDTEPKKITSFNINFLEKIKKSDLRYKEAKYSEMLPIVWFYFDTENDREFFVKNSLKNSTISRFIVYKNEEKDKQTGHVETLDDNNPLNNNDNYHSLFRESSNKNISIVNFQKQAAKDSENQDKATSKVGAIEFLDKFDQNFNIYFNENQLNINDLVSNRPKQAEKPYHSTLVSLILGGKAGVDKKSDLYLSIFKTDAEWHKAIEWMATKDVRVINHSYGNKLVDFKDYNENAYLLDFLARKYGVINVFAAGNGADKIDEDEFGRNKADDNPWIDDRSLSLNSIVVGALQDNSSNSNIAKNEIAPYSNFKTGDEYLQFAKPLVVAPGQIYNVLDDKNQSDQSKKYVSGTSYAAPIVTGLISTLLRGKPLWVRDDFRVPVIKSILSVSAISPNHIDLDKKDSGYYEKYGAGTPDFEKMKEAVDNISFIFGNKENEGEVIFTGNRFWVNSNETIKASLSWNFNAGMLKNNEKGQNISGWWWFLPAITRNVSHDWLPLEVTKKRQGGAFVSDYDLYLQKLNSNGDWVDVARSNSILSNNELIDFKSNESAYYRIYVKNYRSSVFENSEDDRIVASYLVHNEN